In one Moritella sp. 5 genomic region, the following are encoded:
- a CDS encoding tyrosine-type recombinase/integrase — protein MSIRNLKDGHKKPWLCECYPQGSKGKRIRKRFATKGEATAFERYTMNEIDDKPWLGGKEDNRRLSVLLDLWWKLHAKNLKSGANAFRRLQIICEQLNDPVASKLTARDFAHYRANRVTMGVHNGLTGAELAISSHNYDLLWMKAVFNELARLNEWNQPNPLADMKMLKTAERELSYLTQEQITQLLADVQSSPIAIQMTQIIKICLATGARITEAIDLKGAQVTKHKITFINTKGKRNRTVPISEDLYNEIYQDTAGRLFTCGYGVLYKWLSRCISGLPKGQATHILRHTFASYFMMNGGNILVLQKILGHVDIKQTMAYSHFAPSHLQDAVLFNPLACRGK, from the coding sequence ATGTCTATTCGCAATCTCAAAGACGGCCACAAGAAACCTTGGCTTTGTGAGTGTTATCCGCAAGGTAGTAAAGGCAAGCGCATTCGCAAACGCTTTGCGACCAAAGGCGAAGCAACAGCGTTCGAGCGCTACACAATGAACGAGATTGACGATAAGCCCTGGTTAGGCGGCAAAGAAGATAATAGACGTTTATCAGTGTTGCTTGATCTGTGGTGGAAACTACACGCTAAAAACTTAAAAAGCGGTGCTAATGCATTTCGCCGACTACAAATCATTTGTGAGCAATTAAACGATCCCGTCGCATCAAAATTAACCGCCAGAGACTTTGCACATTACCGAGCAAACCGAGTAACAATGGGTGTACATAATGGCCTTACTGGGGCTGAACTGGCTATATCTTCACATAACTATGATTTGTTGTGGATGAAAGCAGTGTTTAATGAACTAGCTCGATTAAATGAATGGAATCAACCTAACCCACTTGCAGACATGAAGATGTTAAAAACAGCAGAACGCGAGCTAAGCTACCTTACTCAGGAACAGATAACACAGCTATTAGCAGATGTTCAAAGCAGTCCCATTGCTATACAAATGACACAAATCATTAAAATTTGCCTCGCAACTGGCGCTCGAATAACAGAAGCAATAGACCTAAAAGGCGCTCAGGTAACAAAGCACAAAATTACCTTTATCAATACCAAGGGTAAAAGGAATAGGACTGTGCCTATTTCAGAGGATTTATATAATGAGATATACCAGGACACAGCAGGCAGGTTATTTACGTGTGGCTATGGCGTATTGTATAAATGGCTAAGCCGGTGTATTTCAGGTTTACCAAAAGGGCAAGCAACTCATATTTTAAGACATACTTTCGCGAGTTATTTTATGATGAACGGGGGCAATATTTTAGTATTACAGAAGATACTTGGTCATGTAGATATAAAACAAACAATGGCATATTCCCACTTTGCCCCATCACATTTACAAGACGCCGTTTTGTTTAATCCGCTTGCCTGCAGGGGGAAATAA